GGCGAAACGGTTCTCTTGCTGCAAGCGGGACATGTAGGCCAAGCGATCCGTCCATCGGGCTGATTCAGCCCGATGCCTGACACGATATTCCTGTTCTCTCCAAAGGGCACCCAAGGCAATAACACAGAGGAGGACGGCGGTCAGGATCAAGCCGGTGGTTGAAGGATGTCGATGTATCCAGCGCCAGGTTCTTTCTGTACGACCCACCGGACGGGCATGAATTGGTTCACAACGAAGGAACCGATGAAGATCGTCCGATAACTCGTTCGCTGAGCGGTAGCGATGATCTGGGTTTTTGCGAATGCATTTAAGAGCAATAGTTTCCAGATCTTTGGGTACTCTCGGATTGAGCCTGGAAGGAAGTACCGGCTCTTCTGAAATGACCTGCCTCTCCGTTTCTGAAGCAGTCTCGCCTCGAAATGGCGGACGCCCGGTGAGCATTTCATAGAGTATCGCCCCAAGCGCGTAGATATCTACCGTGGGACAAATGGAGTTGGGCTGCCCCAATGCCTGTTCGGGAGCCATGTAGCTTGGCGTTCCCAGTTTGGCCCCACTCATTGTCAAATCGGAATCATTACTGAGCTTACGTGCCAATCCAAAGTCAGTGATTTTGAGTGTACCATCGCTCGTGAGAAGAATATTCGATGGTTTCAGATCACGATGAACAATGCAACTCGCATGGGCAATGGCCACTGCATCAGCAAGAAGAATGGCTTTCTCTGCAGCCTGCCTGGTTGGAAGGGGTGTACCAGCCAATGCCTGGGCCAGGCTGCCACCTTCGACAAACTCCATCGTGTAATAGGGTTGGCCCTGATTCTCACCTACATCATAAATCTGGATGATATTTGCACTGTGAAGCGATGCCACCGCTTCTGCTTCACGCTGGAATCGCTCCTGTTCGATGCTTCCTCGATAGGTCATGCCCAGCAGCATCTTGAGGGCCACGATACGGTTGAGATTCAACTGCCTGGCCTGGTAGACAACTCCCATGCCCCCTTGGCCAAGTACAGACAGGATTTCGTAGCCAGGTATTTGTAGTGTGTTGATGGATCGGTTTAAAGTAGGAGACGAAGGGCCATTCCTTCCATCGGTTGAGCTTGGGAAGAAGGCATCAAGCTCGCCCTGTAACCGAAATACTTTCTCCCAGCGAGCCTGGACTGCAGGCAACAGTTCGGGGAAATCCCTGCAAACCTCTTCTGGGGTCAGCTCAGATTCGAGTAACTCCTCTACCAGCTCATTAATCCGTGGATCATCAGTCATATCACCATCTCGGTAGATCCATCAGGCCGTAGGTCGCTCAATTTGTCAGCAAGAATCAACAGGCCTTTGTTCAGCCTTCGTTGTATGGTCTTCTGCGATACGCCCAGTACACGGGCAACTTCGGAGTATTGCAATCCCTGGATGCGTATCAAGTTGAACACCTCACGCTCCACTTCCGGCAACTCATCAATGGCTTCCAGCATTCGCTGGGCATTCACCGTGACGGCGGAATTACTGCTGTCCTGGATCATTGCCTCGGGCGAGGAAAGCGTCGGTATCCATGTATCTAAGCGTCGAGCCAGGTCATTCAGTTCCCAGCGTATATGCTGACTCGCCAGACCGAAGAACTCTCTCACAGTGTGGGGCCTGGCTTCATGCATGGCTTTGAGTAACCGTTCCACAACTGCACTCAGCATTTCATCAGCCTGCAGATTCAGTGGTGGTTTGGTGAGACGCGGATAGCTGCGAAAAAGAAAGTGTGAGCAGAGTAGCCTGAGCCGATGCACGGAACGGCCAAGCAGTTCACGCACAATCGGTTCGACCGGCTTGTTGCCATCCAGTTCATTCAAATAGCGCTGAACGGCAGCGGTAGTCTGTTCTTCCTGCATGAGCAAGTTCGGTAGTTAAGCTCAAAGAAACGACGGTGTGTCCACCCCTTACGCTTAGTTGCACAAAGGCAGTGCTGATTTATGAATTACCAGCACGCGTGAGAAGATTCTCCTGTTCGCTGATCATCAAGACAGCACGGTTCAACATGACAGGCTTGATATATTCCGGAGGGTTACCCTATGGCGGGCCATAGCTATCGGCAGGGACACAGCGCACTACTCTTGATTGATCCCTATAACGACTTCCTTTCCGAAGGTGGAAAGCTCTGGCCAATGCTGGCCGCCGTAGCATGCGAAGTCAATCTGTTGGACAACCTTCGTAAGGTGGTTTCCGTATTCCGTCAGTCAAAATGTCCAGTCTTTATTGTGCCCCACCATCGCTTTGAGCCTGGTGACCTTGATCAATGGGATCATCCCACTCCCTATCAACTGGGCTCCGTGCAAGCCCAGGTTTTTGCCAAGGGGTCGTGGGGAGGAGACTGGCATCCTGAGTTTGCTCCGCAGCCTGGTGATATTGTGGTCAAAGAGCATTGGGGATCGAGTGGTTTTGCGAACACAGACCTGGGCTACCTCCTGAAGCAACATCGGATCAGGCATGTGATCCTGATCGGTTTAATTGCCAACACATGCATTGAGACAACCGCTCGCTTTGCAGTCGAACTGGGCTATCACGTAACGCTGGTACGTGATGCCACAGCGGCCTTGAGTCAGGAAGCCATGCATGCCGCTCATAACATCAATGCTCCTACCTATGCTCACAAGGTGATGAATACCGCGGAGCTGGTTCAACTGATGCAATCGGAGGAGGTGATTTCATGACAACTACTGCCAGAAACGTGCCGACACAGTTTGTTCAGACGCGAGGGAGAACCCTGGCGTATCGACGAATTGGCCAGGGACCCCCTCTAGTGCTTTGTTTAAGGCTTCGTGGTGTTATGGATGTGTGGGACCCTGCCTTTCTGGATGCACTGGCTGCACACTTTACCGTAATCACGTTTGACTACACTGGATTGGGACAATCTTCTGGTGAACCGGATTACCACCGGGAAGCGCTGGCACAGGATGCCAAGGATTTGATCGATTCGCTTGGTATGGATCGTGTAATTATTGGTGGCTGGTCATTGGGTGGATTGGCAGCACAAGTTTTCGTGGCTCGGTATGCCGAACGAGTCAGCCATGCAATACTGATTGGGACAGGGCCTCCCGGCAAGCAACCATACGCTGTTGACCCTATATTTATGCCAACTGCCATGAAGCTTCACTACACGTTGGAGGATGAGTACATTCTGTTCTTTGAGCCGGCCTCCGACGCGAGTCGCCGAGCCGCTAAGGCTTCACACGATCGCATTGCTTCACGCCAGACAGATACCAGTCCGATTATTCCAGAAGCGACATATCTCAAACTTGTCAGAGAATCAAGTAGTCCGGAAGCCATCTTTGCCGACCCAGAGCAGTTCTACTTCAGAACACTGTCGCAAACCAAGGTGCCCATACTGGCAATCTGTGGTGATCACGACATCGTATTTCCTGCGGAGAACTGGTATGCACTCAATCGCCAATGGCAAAGCCTTTCTGTTCTGACTTTCCCGCAAGCTGGACACGGCCCGCAGCATCAGCATCCAGAGTTGTGTGCGGAAACAATCGCTTCGTTTGTTCACCACATAAAGTGACAGAAATACTGTGAGCACAACGATTGGGGTACAAGCATGAGTACGATTCGAACAAAAGACGGCACACAGATTTACTACAAGGACTGGGGCCAGGGACAGCCCATCGTCTTCAGCCATGGCTGGCCACTTAGCGCCGACGACTGGGATGCCCAGATGTTCTTCTTTGGACAGAAAGGATTTCGCGTTATCGCTCATGACCGCCGAGGCCATGGACGGTCTGACCAGACTTGGCTTGGCAACGAGATGGATACCTATGCAGATGATCTCGCTACTCTGGTCGAATCGCTGAATCTGAAAGATGCCATCCACATTGGTCACTCCACGGGAGGTGGCGAAGTGGCTCGTTACCTGGGTCGACATGGTACACAGCGGGTTGCGAAGGCTGTGCTGATCGGTTCGGTACCGCCGATTATGGTGAAGTCACCCAACAATCCCGTGGGTTTGCCTCTGGAACTATTCGATGGCTTTCGAAAATCACTACTGGCAGATCGTGCCCAGTTCTTTCGCGAAGTGCCCTCAGGGCCGTTCTATGGCTTCAATCGTCCAGGTGCCAAGATATCGCAGGGCCTGATTGATAATTGGTGGCGGCAAGGCATGATGGCTGGAGTCAAAGCGGTTTACGACTGCATCAAAGCCTTTTCCGAAACGGATTTCACTGAAGATTTGAAGAAGATCAACATACCGACACTGATCATGCATGGCGATGACGATCAGATTGTGCCTAATGCCGGTTCAGCTATGCTTTCCAGCAAGCTGGTCAAAAACTCCACACTTAAAGTCTATCCCGGGTTCGATCACGGTATGTGCT
This window of the Planctomycetia bacterium genome carries:
- a CDS encoding sigma-70 family RNA polymerase sigma factor, which codes for MQEEQTTAAVQRYLNELDGNKPVEPIVRELLGRSVHRLRLLCSHFLFRSYPRLTKPPLNLQADEMLSAVVERLLKAMHEARPHTVREFFGLASQHIRWELNDLARRLDTWIPTLSSPEAMIQDSSNSAVTVNAQRMLEAIDELPEVEREVFNLIRIQGLQYSEVARVLGVSQKTIQRRLNKGLLILADKLSDLRPDGSTEMVI
- a CDS encoding cysteine hydrolase produces the protein MAGHSYRQGHSALLLIDPYNDFLSEGGKLWPMLAAVACEVNLLDNLRKVVSVFRQSKCPVFIVPHHRFEPGDLDQWDHPTPYQLGSVQAQVFAKGSWGGDWHPEFAPQPGDIVVKEHWGSSGFANTDLGYLLKQHRIRHVILIGLIANTCIETTARFAVELGYHVTLVRDATAALSQEAMHAAHNINAPTYAHKVMNTAELVQLMQSEEVIS
- a CDS encoding alpha/beta hydrolase, encoding MTTTARNVPTQFVQTRGRTLAYRRIGQGPPLVLCLRLRGVMDVWDPAFLDALAAHFTVITFDYTGLGQSSGEPDYHREALAQDAKDLIDSLGMDRVIIGGWSLGGLAAQVFVARYAERVSHAILIGTGPPGKQPYAVDPIFMPTAMKLHYTLEDEYILFFEPASDASRRAAKASHDRIASRQTDTSPIIPEATYLKLVRESSSPEAIFADPEQFYFRTLSQTKVPILAICGDHDIVFPAENWYALNRQWQSLSVLTFPQAGHGPQHQHPELCAETIASFVHHIK
- a CDS encoding alpha/beta hydrolase; translated protein: MSTIRTKDGTQIYYKDWGQGQPIVFSHGWPLSADDWDAQMFFFGQKGFRVIAHDRRGHGRSDQTWLGNEMDTYADDLATLVESLNLKDAIHIGHSTGGGEVARYLGRHGTQRVAKAVLIGSVPPIMVKSPNNPVGLPLELFDGFRKSLLADRAQFFREVPSGPFYGFNRPGAKISQGLIDNWWRQGMMAGVKAVYDCIKAFSETDFTEDLKKINIPTLIMHGDDDQIVPNAGSAMLSSKLVKNSTLKVYPGFDHGMCSTRHEIINNDLLKFIQGGTL